The Microlunatus antarcticus DNA segment ATCGGGCTCCAGCGCTCCGACGAGGAGCGTCTGCTGCACGGGGCCGAGACGGGCATCATCGAGCGTGACCCGTCCGGTGCCTACACCGAGCGTCACGCCCCGATCAGCCAGGGCGAGGCCTGGACGCTGACGCAGCACCGCGAGAACGCGGCGCTGATGCCGGTCGAGTCCGACCCCGACCTGACCGAGGGGCAGCTGCAGCGGGAGAACCTGCGCCGTCGGGCGAGCCGGTTCTACTTCATCGACACGCTGCGCAAGCCGACCCGGGCCGAGCTCGAGGCCGCCCAGCACCACGGTGACGGGCACGACGGCCACGAGCTCGAGAGCGGCAACGGGCACAACGGCAACGGGCACGGCGAGCACGGGAACGGCAACGGTCACCACTCGATCGAGGCCGGCGCGACGACCTCGGGATCCATCCCGAGCCAGTAGCGCCCCGGTACGACCTTCGACGCCCCGTCTCCCCTCGTGGGAGGCGGGGCGTCGGCGTTCCCGGTCCTGTGGGCTTCCTCACCCCTGGTAACGAACGCGGCGGACCAGCCGTTGGCGGACACGGACGAGGGCACCGCCTGGTGCCCACCACGCCCGGACGAAAGCACGCACATGAGCACCGACCCGAACGACCGCCCCCAGCCCTCCGCCGACGACGGACCCGACAAGCGCGAGGCCCCGAAGAGCTCGCTGTCGATCGCCCAGATCGTCGGCGGCGCCCTCGCCGCGATGACCGCCGCCGCGCTGGGCTCCCGGCTCAGCCTCGCCGGCACCGTCGTCGGTGCCGCGTTCGCGAGCATCATCGCGGCCGTCGCCGGGACCCTCTACACGGCCTCCCTGAGGCGTACGAGCCAGGGCGTCAGCACCGTGATCGCCCGGGTCCGGCCGGCCTCCACGGGCGGCACCGCCCGCCAGCCCGGCCAGGCGACCGCCACGACCCCGCCGACCAGCGTCGGCGACACCGGCGTCGACGCCACCGACGGGTGGCCGGTCACCACCGACCAGACCCCCGACGGCGCGGACGTCGACCCGGACGCGACCACCACCGCCGGGCGGTCGCGCGTCGGCTGGAAGCAGGTCGTCGTCGGCGCGCTGCTGATGTTCGTCGTCGCCGCACTGGTGCTGACGGGGATCGAGCTGGCGACCGGGCGCGCCCTCTCCGGCGGGACCGGCACGACCGTCGGCCAGGTCGCCGAGCCGAGCACCCGGCCCAGCCCGACGCCGACCGCCCGACCCAGTGCGTCGCCGACGCCGAGCGCCGCCCCCAGCTCCACGGTGAGCGCCGCGCCGAGCGCGACGGCCGCGCCGTCGTCGACGCCGAGCAGCGAGCCGACGGCCGCCCCCACCCCGTCGAGCAGCCCCGTACCGTCGGACTCCCCCACCCCGGTGGCGTCGTCGACCCCGACCGCCGCCCCGTCCGCGCCCGGCGCGACACCCACCTCCTGAACGGGCGCCACTCCGTTACGATCGGGCCTTCGAGCCCGAGCGGGCGATGAGGCGGAGACCCATGCGGAGCGGACGGTGAGCACGTCTCGGCGCGCCGTGACACGGGACGACGTCGCCCGTCAGGCCGGGGTCAGCACCGCCGTCGTCAGCTACGTCGTGAACAACGGGCCCAAGCCCGTCGCCCCCCAGACGGCGGCCCGCGTGCGGGACGCGATCGAGCTCCTCGACTACCGTCCCAACCCGAGCGCCCGGGCCCTGCGCAAGGGTCGGACCGACATCATCGGGCTGGTCCTCGCCGACGCCGACAACCCGTACTACACCGAGTACGCCTCCGCGATCGGCGCCGAGGCGTACGAGCGGGGCCGGGCGCTCATGATCGCCACCGCCCGGGACGACCTCGAGTCGGAGACCCGCCTGGTCGAGGACCTGCTCGGCCGCCAGGTCGACGGCATCATCGCCGCGAGCGTCTCCCACCGGCCGGACGAGACGTTCCGCCGTTCCTTCCGGCTGCCGCCGGTGGTGCTGCTCGACACGTCGGCCCCGATCCCCGGCTTCGCGAGCGTGGGGCTGGACGGCGCCCAAGGGGCGCGCCTCGCGGTCGAGCACCTCGCCGGCGTGCACGGCCACCGCCGCATCGGCATCGCCCTCGGCGACGCGGCCCACGACCTGGAGGACCCGCGCGAGATCGGGTGGCGCGAGGCGCTGCGGGCGGCCGGGCTGCCCGAGGGACCGGTGACGCGCGTGCCGTGGACCCGGGACGGCGGCTACGAGGCCGGCCGGCTGCTCCTCGACTCCCCGGACCCCCCGACCGCCGTGTTCGCCTGCAGCGACCTGCTCGCCGTCGGCCTGCTCCGCGCGGGGCACGAACGCGGGCTGGCGCTGCCCGGCGACCTGGCCGTGGTCAGCTTCGACGGCACCAAGGAGGCCGAGTACTCCTGGCCGCCGCTGACCGTCGTGGCCCAGCCCATCGCCGCGATGGCGCGCGAGGCCGTGTCCCTCGCCCTCGACCCGACCCGACCGACCCCGCACCAGCAGTTCCAGGGGACGTTGGTCGTCCGGCGCTCCTGCGGCTGCCCGGGCGGATGAGGCCGGCGACGCGGCGTTCGACCCGATCGGTGGTCGCCGCGGCCCTGGTCGTGTCGCTGGTGCTCCTGGGGGCGGAGGTCGGCGCGGCGCTCGGCGTCCGTGCGGCGCTCGACCGGCGGGCCTTCGTGAGCGACCTCCGGCTCGACGCCGCGCTGGAGACCTTTCGTCCGGTGGACCGCTCGGGCCTGGCCTCGCCGGCCGACCCGGCGGGCTTCGGTCCCGACCGCAGCCCGCGGACGGACCCGGCGGCCTGCGCCCCGCTGACGGTCCTGACCTCGACCCCGCCGCTCGACGGACGTTCCTGGACGGGGATCAACGGCCGCCCCGCCCAGCCGGTGACGCTCCTCGTCGTGCGCTTCGCCGACGCGGACGCCGCCCGGGCCGAGCTCGACCGCAAGCGGGTGGCGATGCTCCGGTGCACGCGCGTGGCGGTCACCTTTCCCCCGTACGACCGGCCGCCGACCGCGTACGAGGTGACCGGGCGGCACTGGCTCTCCAGCGCCGCGGGGTCCGTCGTCCGGTGGAGCCTGGTCGACGGCGACCGGCGCTTCGACTTCTACGTGCAGCGCTACGCCAACACGCTGACGTGGACCTACGCCGACGACGTCAGCACCCCCCCGGTCCGCGAGCAGGTCGCCCGCAGCCTCGTCGTCCGGCTCCGCGACCTCGAGCACCAGTAGGACATCGAGCCCGACCAGCAGCAGCGGAGCGACGACCAGGACGAAAGAGGGGCGCCGCCGGACAGACCGGCGACGCCCCTCGGACGGTGATCGGCGCGCTGCGCGCCGGTCAGGTGACTACTGGAACAGCTGGTTGATCTGCGTGTTCGCCTCGGTCAGCGAGGAGACGTCCGCCTTGCCGGACAGGACGTTGTCCATCGCCGGCTGCAGGATGCCCTTGATCTCCGACGCGTGGTCGGTGATCGGGAACAGGAAGGTCGTCTTGTCCGTCACCTGGGTGGTGAAGGCCTTGACGTCGATGCCCTTGGCCTCGAAGGCGGCCTGGGCCTTCTCCGTGGCGGCGGGGATGGCCGGGAAGACGACCGACTTCTCCCCGACGATGTTCTGGCAGTCGGGCGAGCCGAGGAACTCGACCCACTTGGCGGCACCCGGCTTGTTCTTCGCGCCCACCCAGATCGAGTCGGCGAGGCCGTTGTACATGCTGGAGCGCTTGCCGCTCGGCCCGACGGGCGTCGGCGCGAGCCCGACGCTGAGGTCCTTGCTCCCGGCGAGGGCGTTGGTGTTCCACGAGCCGTTCGTCACCGTGGCGTACTTGCCGGCGGTGAAGATCGAGGTCTCGTCCTGGCCGGTGACCTCGGCGACGCTGGGCATGTAGCCCTTGTCGATCAGGCTCTTGTACCAGCTGATCGTCTGCTGGAACTGCGGCTGGTCGTAGTTGTAGTGCGTGCCCCAGGGGTTCTTGTCGGTGTACTGCCACGCCGGCGCCGTCGAGCCGGTGTACATGCTCCACTGGGTCTGGCCGCCGTTGTCGCCGCCGGAACCGCCGTCGAGGCCCAGGCCGTAGACCTTGATCTTGCTCTTGTCGAAGCCGGCCTCGTCGCCGCGCCGACCGCTCGTGTCCTGGGTGAGGTGCGCGATCAGCTTCTCGTACGAGCCGCCGTCGGTCGGGTTCCAGGACAGGTCCTGCAGGTCCGCGTCGGAGTACCCGGCCGCCTTGGTCAGCGTCTTGTTGTAGAACACCGCGACGGTGTCGAAGTCCTTGGGCAGGCCGTAGCGCTTGCCGTCCTGGCCGACCCACAGGTCGGCGAGACCCGGCTGGTACTGGTTCGTGTTGAAGCCGTCCTTGGCCAGCGTGGCGTCGAGCGGGACCAGCTGGTCCTGGGCGACGAACTCGCCGTACTTGGACAGGTGGTCGGTGAAGACGTCCGGCGCGTCACCGGCGACGAAGCCGTTGGTGAGCTTGCTCCAGTAGTCGTCCCAGGCGTACTGGCTGATCTTGACCGTGACGTTCGGGTTCGCCGTGTGGAAGGCGTCCGCGCAGGCCTGGTACGCCGGGAGCTGGCTGGCGTCCCAGAGCCAGTAGTTGACCTCGCCGGTCGCCGAGGTCGTGTCGATCGCGTCGCCGTCCGTGCCACCGCCGCCGCCGCTGTCGGAGCCGCCGCCGCCGCAGGCGGTGAGGGTCAGGCTCAGGGCCGCGAGGCCGACCAGGGCGGCCCCGAGCTTCTTGTGCATTCTTGCCATCGTTGGCAGTTCCTTTCGGGTGGCACCGCCCCGGGCTGGCGCAGTGCGTTGGGTCGTGCGGGTGGTGCTGGTCGTGCGGACGGCCGTGAGGCAGGGGCCTGCCCCGTCGACGGGCCCCCGGAGGGGTCCTGGGCCTACTTGGATCCCGAGAAGCCGATCGAGTTGACGATCCGCTTCGCGAAGAACATGAAGACGATCAGCAGCGGGAGCGCCGCGATCAGGACGGCCGCCATGAGGCCGGCCCAGTCGGGCCCGGTCTGCGGGGTCTGCGAGCGGAAGACGCCCAGGGCGACGTTCAGCACGCGGGTGCTGTCGTTCGTCCCGACCAGCAGGGGCCAGAGGTACTCGTTCCACATGTTGATGAGCGTGAGGATCGCCAGGGTGGTGATCGGCGCCCAGCTCATCGGCAGGATGATCCGGAAGAAGACCATCCAGAGCCCGGCGCCGTCGAGCTTCGCCGCCTCCTCGACCTCACGGTTGATGCCGAGGAAGAACTGCCGCAGGAAGAAGACGGCGAACGGCGTCATGAAGAAGTACGGCGCGATCAGCCCCGGGAACGTGCCCAGCAGGCCCAGGTTCTTGATCAGGATGAAGTTGGGCAGCGCGGTGAAGATCGGCGGCACCATCAGCGCGGTCAGGAACGCGAAGAACACGATGTCGCGGCCCGGCCACCGCAGCCGCGCGAAGGCGTACGCGGCCAGCGCGCTGAAGAACACCTGGCCCGCTGTCGCGACCACGGCGAAGATCGTCGAGTTCCGCAGGTAGAGGAAGAAGTCGACCGACGCGCCCGACCCGCCCTCGGCCTGCGCCTCGGCGGTCGTCGCGAGCCCGAGCACCCGCTTGTACGCGCCGAGGGTGAAGTCGACGGGCCCGAGCTTCCCCGGCTCGAGGAACAGCGCCTTCGACGTCGAGAACGAGGTGCGCAGCATCCAGTAGAACGGGAACAGCGTGATCAGGATGATGATGATCATGGCGGCCCAGGCGGCGACGCGGCCCGCGTTGAGCGGCTTGCGGCCGCGGGTCCCGCTCGCGGTCTGCTCGGGCGCGATGGATGTGGGGGCGATGGTGGTGGCCATGTCCGTCCCTTCTCAGGCCAGGTCGGACTCGCCCGCACGGAGCAGGCGTAGCTGGACGAGGGCGACGATGGCGAGGATGACGAACAGCACGAACGAGATGGCGCTCGCGTAGCCGAACTGGCCCTCGGTGAAGCCCTTCTGGACGATGTAGTACTGGATCACCCGGCTCGCGTTGCCGGGGCCGCCCCGGGTCGTCACGTTCACGGTGTCGAAGATCTGGAACGAGCCGGTCACCGTGATCACCAGGACCAGGGCGAGGATCGGGCGCAGCAGGGGCAGCGTGATCCGCCAGAACGAGCGCCACTCGGTGCTGCCGTCGACGGCGGCGGCCTCGTACACGTAGTCGGGGATCGTCTGCAGGCCGGCGAAGATCAGCAGTGCCGTGTAGCCCATGTGGCGCCACACGTTGACCGCGGCGATGGTCGGGATCGCCGTCGCGTCGCCGCCGAAGAAGGTGATCCGGTCCAGCCCGATGTTCGCCAGGATCTCGTTGACGATGCCGACCTGGAAGTCGAGCATGAGGAACCAGACGAGCGCCGCGATCACGTTCGAGATCAGGAACGGCAGCAGGATGACCGCCCGGACGGCGGTGTTCTTGGTCAGGCGCTGCATCAGGACGCCGATCCCGACGGCGAGGATCGTCTGGAAGAGGATGTTGAGGGCGACGTACTCGAGCGTCACCTTCATCGCGTTCCAGAACAGCGCGTCGCCGAACAGCCGGGTGTAGTTGTCGATCCCGATGAAGCGCGGTCGACCCAGGATGTTGTAGCGCGTCAGGCTGAAGTAGATGCCGCGGATCGTCGGGTAGAGGTAGAAGACCAGGAAGCCGAAGAGCGCCGGGGCGATGAAGACCAGCGCCATCGACAGGTCGGACTTGCCGGGCGGCCGGTTGGTGCCCTTGCCGACGGGCGGCGTCGCCGCGCCCGTGGCGCTGTCGACCGGTGCGGTGGCCGTGCTCACTCCGGCCCTCCGGCGGCGGCGTCGGGCCAGACCCGTCGGGCTGGCGCCCTCGTGCACGACATCATCGTCATCCCTCCGAACCTCGGACCGGCGTACGCCGCACCGTCCGAGATCGGAGCGGCGGCGCCTCGATGCGCAGGAAGTTACAGCAGTAGATCGGGCGCTGGCAAGACCCCCGAGCCGCCGTGTCGGAACTGAGACCTGCCGGGCTCTCGCTCATGCTGGTCACAGAAGTAGCCGTTGGAGCGATCCATTCCGGCCATCGAAGGGCACTTTCCGCTCGTCTGCGCCGTCCGTCGCCCGGCCGGCTGCCCGACTCGCTCGACCCAGGCTCTTCCCAGAGGCGGTCTACCGCAGTAGATTGACCGCTCCCACTGGCGACGAGGCGGAGGAGGTCCGGGCGTGACCGTGCCCGTACGACCCCTCGCCCACGGCCGGGCCGCGACCCGCGCCGACGTCGCCCGGTACGCCGGCGTCAGCACCGCGGTCGTCAGCTACGTGGTCAACGAGGGCCCGCGTCGGGTGTCCCCCGGCACCGCGGCCCGGGTGCGCGCGGCGGTGCAGGCCCTCGACTACTCCCCCAACGTCGCCGCCCGGACGCTGCGCCTGGGCTCGAGCGAGATGCTCGGGCTGGTCGTCCCGGACATCACGAACCCGTTCTTCGCCGAGCTCGCCCAGGCCGTCGAGGGTGCGGCCGCCGAGCGCGGCTTCCTCGTGACGCTGGGCAGCTCCGGCTCCCGGGTCGACCTCGAGCGCGAGCTCGTCACCGACCTCGCCGGGCGCAACGTGGACGGGCTCCTCGTCTCGACGGTCCTGATGCCGGAGGCCCTGGCGGCGCTGCCCGCACCGAGGCGCCCCACCGTGCTGATCAACGTCTCCACCCCGTTCGCCGGCTACGCGGCCGTGGGCTCCGACTCCCGCCGGGGGGCGTACGACCTGGTCGAGCACCTGCTCGGCACGCACGGCCACACGAGCGTCGCCCTGGTCATCGGCGAGTCCACCGAACGGCTGCCCGAGCCGCGGGAGCGCGGCTTCGCCGACGCGTTCGCGGCGCACGGGCTGCCGCCGGGGCCGGTGGTGCGCACCGACTTCAGCCGGACCGGCGGCTACGAGGCGACCCGGCAGGTCCTGGCCTGGCGGCACCGGCCCGACGCGATCTTCCTGTCGTCGGACCAGCAGGCCTCCGGGGCTTACCGCGCCGTCCGTGAGGCGGGGCTCGAGTGCCCCGACGACATCGCGCTGGTGGCCTACGACGGCACGACGCAGTCGGAGTTCACCTGGCCTCCCCTGACGTCCTCGCGCCAGCAGATCGACCTCATGGCCCGGACCGCGCTCTCGGCCGTGCTCGACCCCGCCAACGCGCCCGCCCACCAGCACCTCCCCACCGAGCTCGTGGTCCGTCGCTCCTGCGGCTGCTCCCTCCCCTGATCCCGACCGTCCCCACCTGCCCTCACCCTGCCCTCGCCCTGCCCGACCGCCTGATTGGACGTGCCCCCGTGCCCGCGACCCCCTCCGCCCTCCCGACCTGCGTCGCGCTGAGCGCCGCCGGCGTCAGCCTCGTGCTCGACCTCGGCGGGGCCGGGCTGCCGCGCGTCCTGCACTGGGGTGCGGCGCTGCCGACGCTGACCGACGAGGACGCCGTCGCGCTGGCCGAGGCCTCGGCGGCGGTCGTCGCGCCGAGCTCCATCGACGACCCCGTCTCGGTCGCCCTGCTGCCGGAGCACTGGACCGGCTGGACCGGGCGCCCCGGGCTGAGCGGGTCGCGCGCCGGCGCCGGCTGGTCCCCGAAGTTCACCGTCGCCTCGCTCGCGCTCGACGGGGCCGACGTCGCCCTCGGGTCGGGCGTGACGAACGCGGGCGCCGCCACGCTCGTCGTCCGGGCGGACGACCAGGAGGCCGGACTGGCCCTCGAGCTGACCGTGCAGCTGACCCCGGAGGGGCTCGTCCGGCTCCGCGCCCGGCTGACCAACACCGCGGCCGACGCGTACGGGCTGCAGGACCTCGTCCTCGCGCTGCCGGTGCCCGCGGTGGCGCGCGAGGTCCTCGACCTGGCTGGCCGCTGGGGCAAGGAGCGCACCCCGCAGCGCGGGCGCCTCGACGTCGGCACCCACCTGCGCGAGGGGCGTCGCGGTCGGACCGGTCCGGACGCGGCCACGCTGCTGCACGTCGGGACGCCCGGCTTCGACTTCGCCACCGGCGAGGTCTGGGCCGTCCACACCGCCTGGAGCGGCAACCACACCCACTACGCCGAGCGGCTGTCCAGCGGCGAGCAGGTCATCGGCGGCGGCGAGCTGCTGCTGCCGGGCGAGGTCGTGCTCGGACCGGACGCGTCGTACGAGACGCCCTGGGTCTACGCCGCGTACGGGACCGGGCTCGACGAGGTCGCGCGTCGGTTCCACCGCTTCCTGCGGGCCCGGCCGAACCACCCCGGCCCGGACCGGCCCGTGACGATCAACGTCTGGGAGGCCGTCTACTTCGACCACGCCAACCACGAGAAGCTCCTCGAGCTCGCCCGCCTGGCCGCCGCGGCGGGCGTCGAGCGCTACGTCCTCGACGACGGCTGGTTCGGCGGCCGGCGCGACGACAGCGCCGGGCTCGGCGACTGGACCGTCTCCCCCGACGTCTGGCCCGAGGGACTGCACCCGCTCGTCGACGCGGTCACCGGGCTGGGGATGCAGTTCGGGCTGTGGTTCGAGCCCGAGATGGTCAACGAGGACTCCGACGTCGCCCGGGCGCACCCCGAGTGGATCATGGCCACGGGCGGCCGGATCCCGGTCGAGGCCCGCCAGCAGCAGGTGATCAACCTCGGCATCCCCGAGTGCTACGCCTACATCCGCGACCAGATCTTCGCGATCCTGGCCGAGTACGACATCTCCTACATCAAGTGGGACCACAACCGCGACCTCGTGGACGCGGGCACCTCGCCGACCGGGCAGCCCGGCGTGCACGCGCAGACGCTCGCCTTCTACCGCCTCGTCGACGAGATCAAGGCCGCGCACCCCGGGCTGGAGATCGAGTCGTGCTCCTCGGGCGGCTCGCGCGTCGACCTCGGCGTGCTGGAGCGCACCGACCGCGTCTGGGTCTCGGACTGCATCGACCCGCTGGAGCGCCAGCAGATGCACCGCTGGACCACGCAGCTGATCCCGCCGGAGCTCATGGGGGCGCACATCGCCTCCGGCGCCTCGCACACGACGGGACGTCACCACGAGCTGCGCTTCCGTGCCGCGACGGCGATCTGGGGCCACCTCGGCGTGGAGTGGGACCTGACCAGCGCCACCGAGACCGAGCTGGCCGAGCTCGGTGCGTGGATCGCCTTCTACAAGGAGCACCGCGCGCTGCTGCTGCAGGGCGACCTCGTCCGGATCGACTTCCCCGACGACGCGCTGCTCGCCGGCGGGGTGGTGGCGCACGACCGGCGGAGCGCGATCTACTCGTTCGCCTCGGTGTCGCGCTCCGACGTCGCGATCCTGGGGCGGGTCCCGCTGCCCGGCCTCGACCCCGACCTGCGCTACCGGGTCACGCCCGCCCTGCTCGACCAGCCGCCCTCCGGGGTCGTCCCGCCGCCGTGGTGGCACGTCGACCGGGCCGGCACCAGCGACCACGCGACGTCCGACCACCTCGGCCCGCTCCGGCTCGTGCAGCAGGACCGCGGCCCCGTCGTGCTGACCGGCGCCGTGCTCGGCCGCAGCGGCCTGACCGTCGCCCCGACGAACCCGGAGCAGGTCGCCACCTACCTCGTGGAGGCCGTCGGCTGAGCGCTTGGCCAGCGGGTCCGGGGGTCGCACTCGCTAGGGTCGGCCCGTGACGGACCCGGCGTACGACGGCAACGACTTCTACTGCGACGTCGCCGTCCCGCGTACGCAGCACCTCGACGTCGTGCACGAGGACGACCGGGTCCTGGCCTTCCACCACACCCGGCCGTTCTGGGCCGTCCACGTCGTCGTCGTCCCGAAGCGCCACCTGGCCTCGTTCACGTCGGTCGCGGACGAGGACGAGCCGGACGTCCGCGCCCTGCTCGCCGTGGTGCAGCGGGTCGCCCGCGAGGTCGAGGTCACGCACGGCGAGGCGGGGGTGCTGACCAACCTCGGGCGCTTCCAGGACTCGAAGCACCTGCATGTCCACGTCTACGCCGGCGAACCGGTCCGCCGGACGGCGGGCTGAGGCCCGACACCTCGCGCCTGAGCCGTGCGGCGTCAGAGGTCAGGTCTCCAGCCGCGCGCTGAGCTCGGCGAGGGTCGTGATCCGGCCTGCCGGTGCTTCCTCCTCCCGCCGGTGCCGGTCGAGGTGGAGCGCCCGTAGTCCCGCCGCCCGCGCGGCGACCACGTCGAGGTCGTGGCGGTCGCCGACGTGCACCGTCTCGGCCGGAGCGACGGACAGCAGCCGGCAGGCGGCCCGATAGGTCTGCGGCGCGGGCTTGGCCACCCCGAGCTGCTCGGCCGTCACGACCCCGGCCACGCAGTCGCTCAGCCCGATCGCCGCCACCTTGGCGGTCTGCTGCGCGGTCGAGCCGTTCGTGAGGACGGCCAGGGCGATCCCGCGGTCGACCAGGTCGTCGACGGCGGGCCGGACGTCGTCGAAGGGGCGCCAGGCCCGCTCGTACTGCTCGAGGTAGCCGACGAAGACCAGGTCGAGCTCGGCGTCGGGGCCGACGGCCTGACCGACGAGCGGCAGGAAGTCGCGGAGGCGTCGTCTCCGTTGCTCGTCGAAGCTGATCAGACCGGACCGCCAGCTCTCGAAGTGCTCGTCCTCCAGGTCGAACCAGGCCTGCTCCAGGCCGGGGGCCGGCTCGACCCCGAGGCCGGGGAGCCACGCCGCCAGGGCTGCGGTCGTCGAACCCCGGTGGTCGAGCAGCGTGTCGTCGAGGTCGAAGACCACGGCCCGCACCGGTGCCAGGACGTCACGGGAAGCCACCCGGAGACGCTACGTGGCCGGGCTGCCGGTCAGCGGGCCGGGGACGGCGCCGCGTGGACCGCCGCGTCGGTGGCACCGACGTCCACGCGGTGCAGCGGCGAGTCGGCCAGGCTGCTGCCGAGCCAGCGGCTCAGGGTCCCGGCTCCGCCGACGAGGGCGTACGTCGTGGCCGCCGTCGGCTCGGGCCGCGCCGGCCCGAGCCACGCGACCGTGTCCAGGACGCGGTGGGCGCCGAGCATGCCCGGCGCGTCCCGCAGGCCGTCGGGGTCGAGGCGCTGGTCCTCGAGCAGGACGGGACGCCCGCCGACGCGCACCGCGGTGACGGAACGCAGGCGGCCGCCGCGCTGACCCGTACGACCGAGGACGACGGTGTCGCGCACCACCGCGGACGCGTCGGGGGCGAGGTCGACGTCGAGCGTGCGGGTCACGTCCGCGCCGTCACCGACGACGAAGGGTTCGCAGGCGTAGGTCAGCGCCGCCCCCGCGGCCAGCTCGAGCCGGACGTGCCAGGCGCTCGCCTCGCCCCGCCCGTGGTACGCCACGGTCCCGGCCACGTCGAACAGGTCGAGCCGCGCCCCGGGTCCGACCCGGACCTCGAGCTCGACGACGTCGCCGCCGAGGAGCAGCGCGGTCGTCGCCAGCAGGCCGATCCGGCAGCGGTCCGGGGCGGACCCGACCACCTGCGGCCGGAGGAGACCCTGCCGCAGCCGGACGACGTGCCGTCCGTCGACCCGGTCGACCGCGACCGTCGTGGTCGCCGCGGTCTCAGTGGGAATGGGCGTGCTCGTGGGTGTGCGTCTCCCCGGTCTCGGCATGGAAGTGCGGCGCCATGGGTCCCGGGTCCTGCGCGACGTGGTTCCCGGTGCGGAACTCGGCCAGCGTCGCCAGGACCCACGCCTTCACGCGCGCGACCGACGCCGGGTCCTGCCGGCTGAGGGGGAGGACCGTACGGCCCTCGCGCGCGTCCTCGGCGTCGGCGACCATCTGCTCGACGTCGACCCCGACGTACGGGGCGAGGTCGGTCTTGTTGACCACGAGCGCGTCGGCGCGGGCGATGCCGGGGCCGCCCTTGCGGGCCACGTCTCCCCCGCCGGCGACGTCGAGCACGAAGAACTGCGCGTCGACGAGCGCCGGGGAGAACGTCGCGGTGAGGTTGTCCCCGCCGGACTCCACGAGCACGACGTCGACCGGCGCGAAGTCACGCTCGAGGTCCTCGACGGCGAGCAGGTTCTGGCTGATGTCGTCCCGGATCGCCGTGTGCGGGCAGGCACCGGTCTCGACCGCGCGGATCCGCTCGGGGTCGAGCACGCCGGCCGAGCGCAGGAACCGCGCGTCCTCGTCGGTGTAGATGTCGTTCGTCACGACGGCCAGGCTGAGCTCGGTCCCGAGCTCGCGGCAGAGCAGCGCGATGAGCGAGCTCTTCCCGGTGCCGACCGGTCCGGCCACCCCGATCCGCAGGGCTCGGGTGGGGATGGTGCTGCTCTCAGGCACGGAACAACCGCCTCTCGCTCGTCTTGTGGTGCTGGCCCCATTCCTCGACGAGGGGGGCGCTGTGGGCCGGGATGTCGGTGGTGGTGCGGGCGTCGACGACGCGGCTCACGAGGGCCTCGACCGCGACGGCCGCGTCCGCCGCCCAGCGCACCCCGACGCTCGGGTCGAAGGGCTCGAGCTTGAGCGCGGCGGCGACGACGGTCTGGACGTCCTCGTACGCGACGAGGCGGGCGGTCTGCTC contains these protein-coding regions:
- a CDS encoding alpha-galactosidase; this translates as MPATPSALPTCVALSAAGVSLVLDLGGAGLPRVLHWGAALPTLTDEDAVALAEASAAVVAPSSIDDPVSVALLPEHWTGWTGRPGLSGSRAGAGWSPKFTVASLALDGADVALGSGVTNAGAATLVVRADDQEAGLALELTVQLTPEGLVRLRARLTNTAADAYGLQDLVLALPVPAVAREVLDLAGRWGKERTPQRGRLDVGTHLREGRRGRTGPDAATLLHVGTPGFDFATGEVWAVHTAWSGNHTHYAERLSSGEQVIGGGELLLPGEVVLGPDASYETPWVYAAYGTGLDEVARRFHRFLRARPNHPGPDRPVTINVWEAVYFDHANHEKLLELARLAAAAGVERYVLDDGWFGGRRDDSAGLGDWTVSPDVWPEGLHPLVDAVTGLGMQFGLWFEPEMVNEDSDVARAHPEWIMATGGRIPVEARQQQVINLGIPECYAYIRDQIFAILAEYDISYIKWDHNRDLVDAGTSPTGQPGVHAQTLAFYRLVDEIKAAHPGLEIESCSSGGSRVDLGVLERTDRVWVSDCIDPLERQQMHRWTTQLIPPELMGAHIASGASHTTGRHHELRFRAATAIWGHLGVEWDLTSATETELAELGAWIAFYKEHRALLLQGDLVRIDFPDDALLAGGVVAHDRRSAIYSFASVSRSDVAILGRVPLPGLDPDLRYRVTPALLDQPPSGVVPPPWWHVDRAGTSDHATSDHLGPLRLVQQDRGPVVLTGAVLGRSGLTVAPTNPEQVATYLVEAVG
- a CDS encoding HIT domain-containing protein, translating into MTDPAYDGNDFYCDVAVPRTQHLDVVHEDDRVLAFHHTRPFWAVHVVVVPKRHLASFTSVADEDEPDVRALLAVVQRVAREVEVTHGEAGVLTNLGRFQDSKHLHVHVYAGEPVRRTAG
- a CDS encoding HAD family hydrolase produces the protein MASRDVLAPVRAVVFDLDDTLLDHRGSTTAALAAWLPGLGVEPAPGLEQAWFDLEDEHFESWRSGLISFDEQRRRRLRDFLPLVGQAVGPDAELDLVFVGYLEQYERAWRPFDDVRPAVDDLVDRGIALAVLTNGSTAQQTAKVAAIGLSDCVAGVVTAEQLGVAKPAPQTYRAACRLLSVAPAETVHVGDRHDLDVVAARAAGLRALHLDRHRREEEAPAGRITTLAELSARLET
- a CDS encoding urease accessory protein UreD, with product MVGSAPDRCRIGLLATTALLLGGDVVELEVRVGPGARLDLFDVAGTVAYHGRGEASAWHVRLELAAGAALTYACEPFVVGDGADVTRTLDVDLAPDASAVVRDTVVLGRTGQRGGRLRSVTAVRVGGRPVLLEDQRLDPDGLRDAPGMLGAHRVLDTVAWLGPARPEPTAATTYALVGGAGTLSRWLGSSLADSPLHRVDVGATDAAVHAAPSPAR
- the ureG gene encoding urease accessory protein UreG; translated protein: MPESSTIPTRALRIGVAGPVGTGKSSLIALLCRELGTELSLAVVTNDIYTDEDARFLRSAGVLDPERIRAVETGACPHTAIRDDISQNLLAVEDLERDFAPVDVVLVESGGDNLTATFSPALVDAQFFVLDVAGGGDVARKGGPGIARADALVVNKTDLAPYVGVDVEQMVADAEDAREGRTVLPLSRQDPASVARVKAWVLATLAEFRTGNHVAQDPGPMAPHFHAETGETHTHEHAHSH